Proteins from a genomic interval of Clostridium scatologenes:
- a CDS encoding C1 family peptidase, producing MNYDDDDEYVEEEGGGEEESGGEEEYEEEEVEEGGEEEEYEEEAEEEEYEEEEVEEGGEEEEYEEEAEEEEYEEEEEGEEGEEEEYEEEEDGEEGEEEEYEEEEDGEEGEEEEYEEEEDGEEEEYEGEEEDEEFSLELDDDVFGDRSEYPDAEDGDFEEDEGDWTPEDYESSAQAFFGDGEYFGDTAEQQYMDDGYELCEDNEQYLSELEDEIEGISDVVQFYNLDDTVVPRGFVSMEELSTIKKLHPDADLSKLHTAVPVKKSASKKAGKSRKSPISQKSSKKKLAGSVSNIDSKDTVDLRKYCSPVGDQGQTSRCSAFAWTHAIEMALKMKGEEIPPLACSYTMLSFQNLQGDMQDFEYAYSGGEGTMGGPEPGIEIMSAGTCREELWPNDAEEPEVEIEDMEDDAGNYCVENVEIESIELEDVKKILSAGGFVHVGMNTGKAFSEMGRDGVMNAAEAPSGQHGRHAMLIVGYIGNYYIIKNSWGTEWGDNGYCYIPKNVLAESEPDLSAVLIKGNKGNKGNKGNKGNKVDDEDNEDNEGNGKKRKKANNEDNGKKRRKIDDEDDEFNEDDEDYGRRRKIRKR from the coding sequence ATGAATTATGATGATGATGATGAATATGTAGAAGAAGAAGGTGGTGGAGAAGAAGAAAGCGGCGGAGAAGAAGAATACGAAGAAGAAGAGGTTGAAGAAGGCGGCGAAGAAGAAGAATACGAAGAAGAAGCTGAAGAAGAGGAATACGAAGAAGAAGAGGTTGAAGAAGGCGGCGAGGAAGAAGAATACGAAGAAGAAGCTGAAGAAGAGGAATACGAAGAAGAAGAAGAAGGAGAAGAAGGCGAAGAAGAGGAATACGAAGAGGAAGAGGACGGAGAAGAAGGCGAAGAAGAGGAATACGAAGAGGAAGAGGACGGAGAAGAAGGCGAAGAAGAGGAATATGAAGAGGAAGAAGACGGAGAAGAAGAGGAATATGAAGGCGAAGAAGAGGATGAAGAATTTTCTCTAGAGCTTGATGATGATGTATTTGGAGATAGAAGTGAATATCCTGATGCTGAAGATGGAGACTTTGAAGAAGATGAAGGTGATTGGACACCAGAAGACTATGAAAGTTCAGCACAAGCATTCTTTGGAGATGGAGAATATTTTGGAGATACTGCAGAACAGCAGTATATGGATGATGGATATGAACTTTGTGAGGACAATGAACAATATTTAAGTGAATTAGAAGATGAAATAGAAGGAATATCTGATGTAGTTCAATTCTATAACTTAGATGACACTGTTGTTCCAAGAGGTTTTGTGTCAATGGAAGAACTTTCAACTATTAAAAAATTACATCCAGATGCAGATTTAAGCAAATTGCATACAGCTGTTCCAGTAAAGAAAAGTGCGAGTAAAAAAGCAGGAAAGTCCCGAAAATCCCCAATATCCCAAAAATCCTCTAAGAAAAAATTAGCAGGGTCTGTTTCAAATATAGATTCAAAGGACACAGTAGACTTAAGAAAATACTGTTCACCAGTAGGTGATCAAGGACAAACAAGCAGATGTTCTGCTTTTGCATGGACTCATGCTATAGAAATGGCTTTAAAAATGAAAGGCGAAGAAATACCACCTCTTGCCTGCAGTTATACAATGCTGAGTTTTCAAAATCTTCAAGGAGATATGCAGGATTTCGAATATGCATATTCTGGTGGAGAAGGAACAATGGGAGGACCAGAGCCAGGTATTGAAATTATGAGTGCAGGAACATGTAGAGAAGAATTATGGCCTAATGATGCTGAAGAGCCAGAAGTTGAGATAGAAGATATGGAAGATGATGCTGGAAATTATTGTGTTGAAAATGTAGAAATTGAATCTATAGAACTAGAAGATGTAAAAAAGATACTCAGTGCAGGTGGATTTGTTCATGTTGGAATGAATACTGGAAAAGCCTTTAGTGAAATGGGTAGAGATGGAGTTATGAATGCAGCTGAAGCACCAAGTGGTCAGCATGGTAGACATGCTATGCTGATTGTGGGATATATTGGAAATTATTATATAATTAAAAACTCATGGGGAACAGAATGGGGTGATAACGGATATTGTTATATTCCAAAGAATGTTCTTGCTGAATCAGAACCAGATCTTTCAGCAGTATTAATTAAGGGAAATAAGGGAAATAAGGGAAATAAGGGAAATAAGGGAAATAAAGTAGATGACGAAGACAATGAAGATAATGAAGGCAATGGTAAAAAAAGAAAAAAAGCAAATAATGAAGATAATGGTAAAAAAAGAAGAAAGATAGACGATGAAGATGATGAATTCAATGAAGATGATGAAGATTATGGTAGAAGAAGAAAAATAAGAAAGAGATAA
- a CDS encoding tellurite resistance TerB family protein, with the protein MGFAEWLNDQKKNLGESVDWLSDKLKEQKKNVEGSIMKVTNKDFMQAILAGCALIAAADGKLELAEKEKMAEFIKGSTIMSLYSMSEVLDEFNKYAEVVIADYNTGKKECIDTILKIRYAKGEAKEVVRFCSIIAASDGSVNEKEQAIIKELVETLELEPKEFGF; encoded by the coding sequence ATGGGATTTGCAGAATGGTTAAATGATCAAAAGAAAAATTTAGGAGAATCAGTGGATTGGTTATCTGATAAGTTAAAGGAACAAAAGAAAAATGTAGAAGGATCCATTATGAAAGTTACAAATAAAGATTTTATGCAAGCAATTCTTGCAGGCTGTGCACTTATAGCAGCGGCTGATGGCAAATTAGAATTGGCAGAAAAAGAAAAGATGGCAGAGTTTATAAAAGGAAGCACTATAATGAGCTTATACAGCATGAGTGAAGTTTTAGATGAATTTAATAAATATGCTGAAGTTGTTATTGCTGATTACAATACAGGAAAGAAAGAGTGTATTGATACAATTTTGAAAATAAGATATGCCAAAGGAGAAGCTAAAGAAGTAGTTCGTTTCTGCAGTATAATTGCAGCATCAGATGGTTCAGTAAATGAAAAAGAACAAGCTATAATAAAAGAACTTGTTGAAACTTTAGAATTAGAACCTAAAGAATTTGGTTTTTAA